A genomic window from Silene latifolia isolate original U9 population chromosome Y, ASM4854445v1, whole genome shotgun sequence includes:
- the LOC141631139 gene encoding uncharacterized protein LOC141631139, translating into MYPCERFEEVQQRATAALRLEEDIQARKGTASFDKTSRKFAPEKRDDRIKPYSRPNISRVAEKAQQIDDSPHPPKLSEYGFNTGMEGLLKALRNLGDQVRWPKPPTQDRPNDDRDSSKRCEWHQDIGHRTEDCYKLRREVKFQVRKGNLDHLLPRGGKQDRREAANQVLPSAPPICTKIINVITGGSELAGLTYSAAKRKATGSKGGHPETSYRVSQSNLPPVTFDETDMESGVEQHDDALTITLSIGNCTVRKALVDTGSSVNLIMLETLKTMGFDKENLVKKSVPLVGFSGETAHSVGEITIPTYIEGVNKLVRYLIIEGPTTYNVICGKTVVASDEGVPSTYHRCLKFPTPWGTIL; encoded by the coding sequence ATGTATCCTTGTGAGAGATTCGAGGAAGTTCAGCAGAGAGCTACCGCAGCGTTAAGATTGGAAGAAGATATACAGGCCAGAAAGGGTACAGCGAGCTTCGACAAGACAAGCAGGAAATTCGCACCAGAAAAGAGGGATGACAGAATTAAGCCATACAGCAGGCCTAATATCAGCAGGGTAGCAGAAAAAGCTCAGCAAATTGACGACTCTCCACACCCTCCTAAGCTATCTGAATACGGATTCAACACGGGAATGGAAGGGTTGTTGAAAGCGCTCAGAAATCTGGGTGACCAGGTGAGATGGCCAAAGCCACCCACTCAGGATAGGCCAAACGACGACAGAGACAGCAGTAAGAGGTGTGAGTGGCACCAAGACATAGGACATAGGACCGAAGATTGCTACAAATTGCGGAGGGAGGTGAAGTTCCAGGTACGCAAGGGAAACTTGGACCAcctgttaccacgtgggggcaagcaggacAGGAGGGAAGCAGCAAATCAGGTGCTTCCTTCTGCTCCACCCATATGCACGAAGATtattaacgtgataacaggcgggtCCGAGCTAGCAGGTTTGACATATTCCGCCGCGAAAAGGAAAGCCACTGGGAGCAAAGGGGGTCATCCAGAAACCTCGTACAGAGTAAGCCAGAGCAATTTACCCCCAGTAACTTTCGATGAAACCGACATGGAAAGCGGCGTAGAACAGCATGACGATGCCTTGACCATAACATTATCCATTGGCAATTGCACTGTACGGAAAGCATTGGTAGACACAGGGAGCTCTGTGAACCTTATCATGCTAGAAACCCTCAAAACCATGGGTTTCGATAAAGAGAACCTGGTAAAGAAATCTGTGCCACTAGTGGGATTTAGTGGGGAGACTGCGCATTCAGTAGGTGAGATAACCATCCCAACATATATTGAAGGAGTTAACAAGTTAGTAAGATACCTAATCATCGAAGGTCCAACCACCTACAACGTGATATGCGGGAAGACCGTGGTTGCATCGGATGAAGGCGTACCTTCAACATATCACCGGTGTCTCAAGTTCCCAACCCCATGGGGCACGATTCTGTAA